GTATCCATGTTTCAAATTTCCTGCAAAATTAAAATTAACAGAACGTATTTAAAAATTTAACCTTAAATTTGGAACAATATTAAATATATAAAATATTTAAAAGGACAAAACTACTGATACACTAAACAACAACCTATAAAAACAGAACAAAATGGCAACTGAAAATTATATACCTGATGAAAAAGACTTATCGATCCTTCGTCTTCTTCAGAAAGATGCCAAGATGAGTATCCGTGATATTTCGGCAAGAATCAATTTAAGTTCTACACCTACCCATGAACGTATCAAGCGCATGGAAAAACAGGGAATCATTAAAGAATATGCTGCTGTTGTAGACCGTAAAAAAGTCAATAAAGGGATGATGGTTATCTGTATGATCGCATTGAGTGTTCACAATAAAAAAACTGCTGGAAAATTTATTGAGGATGTAGGCAAGCTGAAGGAAGTTGTAGAGTTTTATAATATCAGCGGTGATTTTGATTTTATGCTGAAGATCCTTGCTCCCAATATGGATGAATTCCATGAGTTTTTTGTGAACAAATTATCAGAAATTGAAGGAATTGGCCAGACCAAGAGTATTTTTGTGATGAACAGCATCAAGGAAAGTGCTCAGATTGTTTAAACCAAAATAAAAAGCAGCTGTATGAAAATATACAACTGCTTTTTATTGTAAACCAGAATATTTAGGATTAATTTATCAAAAATTATTTCCAGTAGTTCCAGACTAAGCCATCAAATATCGCCAGTGTCCTGCTGGTTGTATCGTAACAGATCATACCCGGATAGGGACTTTTTACGCTAAGATGCGGTGTTGCTACTTTTGGAAGTATCATGGCTTTATCCTGAGATTCAAGGACCAATACTCCATCAGCAGTACTTGCCGCGTCTCCCACAATAACTCCCTTACCTGATTCAGCAGAATTATTGACAGCAACCATACTTGAATTACCGGCATCGGACAAAGATTTCCAGGTGTCATTTTCATAGACTTTTACTTTATTATCTGCGATATCAAAGATCAATGTTCCATTCACCAAAGTCCCATTAGGAAGTCCGGATGTTGCAGGAAGAATCAAGCCTTTTGTATTTCCGGGAACGTTATCAAAATCCAGTATGGTACTGTTTCCATCTACCGTCTGTTTTCCAATAGCCACTTGAGCAAAAAATGAATTAAAAACAATCAGGGCAGCTGCAATACTTATATTTCTTATATTTTTCATACTCTTATCAGTTAGATTAATCATTACAGCTTTTTTGTACACATTTCCATTCGGCACCGTTATAAAGCTTTACACATTTGTCCTGGATATCATATAAAAGCATTCCTTCTTTCGGATCAGCAATAGCATCACCAGGTTGTGGTGTCTGGCTTACATGCTGAACTCTCGTCATGACAAAACCTTTATTTTTTGATTCCATCGCTAAGAATCCATTGGGTATGCTTTCCGGCCATGAATTATTTTTCTGCTGTATAGTAATTCCGAATTTAGTAAAACCATCAGGTGTTCCTGAAGCTGCTGGTTTTGTACAGAACCCGTCCAGGTCATCAATAATAACCGGAGCATTACCACAGCTTGCTTTATCTTCAGACAGGCCTTCCGGCCAAAGACCCGGACACATGGCTTTTGTTGCATTAGGACCACAGAAGCTTGAATTTCCCATCCCTAATCCTGTGACGGATCCCATGGCAATTGTTACAATCTGACTATCATCACTAATGATGGAAGCTCCCCCACCTCCACTTACGTCTGCTTTTGCAATACAGTAAGCTTTTCCGGCAGGAAGTCCAATATATTCAACAGAAGGATAAGTTTTAGACTGCTGGGTAAATGTTCCGCATATTTCTACAACACTATTTGTTCCCATTTCAATAACAGAAGTTGTTCCGGGGTAAAATCCACCAAAAGAAGGATCTTCCTGAATAACTGATCCTACCAATGATAAAAATGATTTGGTTCCTAATTTAATTTTTGAATTTTTCTGAGATCCGAAAGTTCCTACTTTCACTGTTCCTGTAGACTGAACACTTGTTCCATCACCTATTTCCAGAACTCCATCCACCTGAATACTGTTAGATTGAAGCTGCCCGGATTGAATGATAAGTGTTGCTCCATTTGGTATACTTATATTCGTACTTACACTAAGGCTACCGTTAAGACAATAGGTATTTCCACTTGTCATCGCCTGCCCTGTGTAAGGAATACATTGAGCATAAGCTACAGCACTTAAAGCAAGCATTAATAAAAAAACGACTTTTTTATTAATATGTAAAAAAAATAATTTATCCATGTACATTTATAATATTTTAACAGATTATTTTTGTTTAATTGAAAAATATTTAAATTTTCAACATCATCGCCGGACTAACAAACAATTAACATACCAAACACTTGTTTAATTTTTTCATCATTAAACTATACTCAACGAAAACGTGTGCCTTCTGAAATAATTAAAAGACTCCATAAAACATTATATTACAACACCTTGAATCTATTAAAAACAATTTTGAATCATGAGACTATTTTTTATCTAAATCTTTTCTTTCTTAACTTAATTCAGCCTATAGTTTAATAAAGAAAATTGTGTGTTTTTTAAATACTTCACCTTATTTACCCTACCAGAATAATCAAAACGACAACAAATTTTATCATAATATATTCTTCTCTATTTTTTATCTTAATGAAACAATAGATAATCTGAATAGCAGATCTCAGTGAAAATTCATATTAAAAAACGTAAATTTGCAGCATGAATAACGATACGATATGTGCACTGGCTACTGCCAATGGAATAGGTGCTTTAGGCATCATCCGGGTTTCAGGAAATGAAGCTTTATCTGTAGTTCAGAAAAGTTTTCCGGCAAAAAATCTGGAAAAACAAAAATCCCATACCATTCATTACGGTTATTTTATGGATGAGGAGGAAGCAATTGATGAAGTAATGCTTTCCATCTTTCTGGCACCAAAAAGTTTCACCACTGAAAACTCTGTGGAGATTGCATTTCACGGCTCCCCACATATCGGAAAACGTATTCTTGAAACGCTTATCAAAAACGGAGCGAGAATGGCAAAAGCAGGAGAATTTACACTCCGCGCCTTCATCAACGGAAGGATTGACCTTTCCCAGGCAGAAGCGATTGCTGATGTGATTGCTTCTGATAACGAAGCCTCCAGAAAGGTAGCTATCAATCAATTGAAAGGAGGAATCACCAATGAAATCTCTCTATTAAGAACGGATCTCCTGAATTTCGTTTCCCTGATTGAGCTGGAGCTGGATTTTGCTGAAGAAGATGTAGAATTTGCTGACCGAACCGCTCTGAACGGATTATTAGATAAAATTGAAATAAAATTAAATTCTCTTATTGAAAGTTTCCAATACGGAAATGCCATTAAAAACGGGACAGCCGTAGCCATCATTGGAAAGCCGAATGCCGGAAAGTCTACTCTACTCAACTCACTTTTGAAGGAAGAAAGAGCTATTGTAAGTAATATTGCAGGAACCACCAGAGATACTATTGAGGAAATCCTTCATATTAAAGGGCACGCCTTTCGACTGATTGACACCGCAGGACTTCGCGAAACGGTGGACGAAATTGAAGCTATCGGGGTAAAAAAGGCAAAAGAGAAAGTAGAAAACGCCAATATCCTTGTTTATCTGGCCGATGCTGCTACTGAAGATTTTTCAGAGGATATTGAAATGATTCAGTCTCTATTGAGAGAAGATCTGAAACTGATCATCTGCGCAACAAAAATTGATGAAGTGACTCCTACTAAATACGAAACAGTAGAAAACATCTTTAGAAATGCGATCTCTCACGAGTTTGATTTTATCAAAATCTCAGCTGTTGAAAATCAAAATATCCAGGATCTGAAAAATGAACTTTCATCATATGTTGAGCATTTAAAATCCGAAGAAAACAACGTAGTAATTACCAACCAGCGTCACTTTGAAGCATTACGTAAGTCTCTGGATGCCGTTCATAAAGTAAAAGAAGCTATTTCTTTCCAGATCTCTACAGAATTACTGGCTTATGAACTTAGAAATGCCCTTGAACATCTTGGAGAAATTTCCGGAGAGGTTACAAATGATGAGGTGTTGGGGAATATTTTCTCTAAGTTTTGTATCGGCAAATAATGCACTTAAATAGCTTAAAATCAACAACTTACACCAATCAAGCAAATCCTTTCAAACACGCCATAAATCACTGTATTACAGTATTTTACGTGTTTTTCAAAAGAAAATTAGCACTATAAATCAGTTAAATTTGTCCCCAGTTTTGTCCCCTAATTCCAAAATAAAAATCGTATGATTTTATTGGTTAATTCACTGTACTTAATATATACTAGTACACTATAAATGAATTAATTAGTGTTTATTTAAAGGTAATTCTTTAGAACTTTTACAGCCTTTTTTAT
The window above is part of the Chryseobacterium sp. MA9 genome. Proteins encoded here:
- a CDS encoding Lrp/AsnC family transcriptional regulator produces the protein MATENYIPDEKDLSILRLLQKDAKMSIRDISARINLSSTPTHERIKRMEKQGIIKEYAAVVDRKKVNKGMMVICMIALSVHNKKTAGKFIEDVGKLKEVVEFYNISGDFDFMLKILAPNMDEFHEFFVNKLSEIEGIGQTKSIFVMNSIKESAQIV
- the mnmE gene encoding tRNA uridine-5-carboxymethylaminomethyl(34) synthesis GTPase MnmE, whose protein sequence is MNNDTICALATANGIGALGIIRVSGNEALSVVQKSFPAKNLEKQKSHTIHYGYFMDEEEAIDEVMLSIFLAPKSFTTENSVEIAFHGSPHIGKRILETLIKNGARMAKAGEFTLRAFINGRIDLSQAEAIADVIASDNEASRKVAINQLKGGITNEISLLRTDLLNFVSLIELELDFAEEDVEFADRTALNGLLDKIEIKLNSLIESFQYGNAIKNGTAVAIIGKPNAGKSTLLNSLLKEERAIVSNIAGTTRDTIEEILHIKGHAFRLIDTAGLRETVDEIEAIGVKKAKEKVENANILVYLADAATEDFSEDIEMIQSLLREDLKLIICATKIDEVTPTKYETVENIFRNAISHEFDFIKISAVENQNIQDLKNELSSYVEHLKSEENNVVITNQRHFEALRKSLDAVHKVKEAISFQISTELLAYELRNALEHLGEISGEVTNDEVLGNIFSKFCIGK